In the Burkholderia glumae LMG 2196 = ATCC 33617 genome, one interval contains:
- a CDS encoding acetyl-CoA carboxylase yields MALHDIVSPLPGTFYRRPSPDAAYYVALDATVAAGSVVGLVEVMKQFTEIEADAAGRVVELLVDDGEPVDAGQVLMRIEG; encoded by the coding sequence ATGGCATTGCACGATATCGTCAGCCCGTTGCCAGGCACGTTCTACCGGCGCCCGTCGCCCGATGCAGCCTACTACGTCGCGCTCGATGCGACGGTCGCGGCGGGCTCCGTGGTCGGCCTCGTCGAAGTGATGAAGCAGTTCACCGAGATCGAAGCGGACGCGGCCGGCCGCGTCGTCGAGCTGCTCGTCGACGACGGCGAACCGGTCGACGCGGGCCAGGTACTGATGCGGATCGAGGGGTGA
- a CDS encoding 5-oxoprolinase subunit PxpA, translating into MRKHSVDLNSDLGEGFGLWTIGDGVDEQIMPLISSANIATGFHAGDPNIMARTVQLARDAGVGIGAHPGFRDLVGFGRRTITETPQALVHDILYQIGALREFARLNGVSLQHIKPHGALYMHAAANEAFSRLLIETLQRIDPGLWLYCMEASVTYRVAMEYAQPVIREFYADRDYDRSGSIVFTRRVGRIDPQRVADKVLRACIDGKVRTIDGDDIDIDFDSVCIHSDTPGALDLVRETRDALVREGIRTAGPRPLAAHH; encoded by the coding sequence ATGAGGAAACACAGTGTCGACCTGAATTCGGACCTGGGCGAAGGTTTCGGCCTGTGGACGATCGGCGACGGCGTCGACGAGCAGATCATGCCACTCATCAGCTCGGCGAACATCGCGACCGGTTTTCATGCCGGCGACCCGAACATCATGGCGCGCACGGTGCAGCTCGCGCGAGATGCCGGCGTGGGGATCGGCGCTCATCCGGGCTTTCGCGATCTGGTGGGCTTCGGTCGCCGCACGATCACCGAAACGCCGCAGGCGCTCGTCCACGACATCCTGTATCAGATCGGCGCGCTGCGCGAGTTCGCGCGGCTCAACGGCGTGAGCCTGCAGCACATCAAGCCGCACGGCGCGCTCTACATGCATGCGGCGGCCAACGAGGCGTTTTCGCGGCTGTTGATCGAGACGCTGCAGCGCATCGATCCCGGCTTGTGGCTGTACTGCATGGAAGCGTCGGTCACCTATCGCGTGGCGATGGAATACGCGCAGCCAGTGATCCGCGAGTTCTACGCCGATCGCGACTACGACCGCAGCGGCTCAATCGTGTTCACGCGCCGCGTTGGGCGCATCGACCCGCAGCGGGTGGCCGACAAGGTGCTGCGCGCGTGCATCGACGGCAAGGTGCGCACGATCGACGGCGACGACATCGACATCGATTTCGATTCGGTCTGCATTCACAGCGACACGCCCGGTGCGCTCGACCTCGTGCGCGAAACGCGTGACGCGCTGGTCCGCGAAGGCATCCGGACCGCCGGCCCGCGACCGCTAGCCGCTCATCACTGA